A single Brucella intermedia LMG 3301 DNA region contains:
- a CDS encoding nicotinate-nucleotide adenylyltransferase → MKFGFGLSALKEKYPGVSAHYLRMPHVEKGMAVGLFGGSFNPPHGGHALVAEIAIRRLKLDQLWWMVTPGNPLKDSRELVPLAERLKLSEEVAEDPRIKVTALEAAFNVRYTADTLALIRDANPGVHFVWVMGADNLASFHRWQRWREIAQNFPIAVIDRPGSTLAYLSSRMAQTFFDSRIDEQYAPMLARRTPPAWTFIHGPRSSLSSTAIRKTRTAS, encoded by the coding sequence ATGAAGTTCGGCTTCGGGCTTTCCGCATTGAAGGAAAAATATCCGGGTGTCAGTGCGCATTATCTGCGCATGCCGCATGTCGAAAAGGGCATGGCGGTGGGGCTGTTCGGCGGCTCGTTCAATCCGCCGCATGGAGGCCATGCGCTGGTGGCGGAAATCGCCATAAGGCGGCTGAAGCTCGACCAGCTCTGGTGGATGGTGACGCCCGGCAATCCGCTGAAGGACAGCCGCGAACTGGTGCCGCTCGCCGAGCGGCTGAAGCTGAGCGAGGAAGTGGCCGAAGACCCGCGCATCAAGGTGACGGCGCTGGAAGCCGCCTTCAACGTCCGCTACACGGCGGATACGCTGGCGCTCATCCGCGACGCCAATCCCGGCGTCCATTTCGTCTGGGTGATGGGCGCCGACAATCTCGCTTCGTTCCATCGCTGGCAGCGCTGGCGCGAGATTGCGCAGAATTTCCCGATTGCGGTCATCGACCGGCCGGGGTCCACGCTCGCCTATCTGTCGTCGCGCATGGCGCAGACATTTTTCGACAGCCGCATCGACGAACAATATGCGCCCATGCTGGCGCGGCGCACGCCTCCGGCCTGGACTTTCATCCATGGGCCGCGGTCGTCGCTTTCCTCCACCGCTATCCGCAAAACCCGTACCGCATCTTGA
- a CDS encoding pseudouridine synthase — protein MSVLSAVAPIYHPPLEPYVSILHRDAGFLVLDKPSGLLSVPGRHPALSDSLATRVQETFPQAQMINRLDKDTSGIVLMSLDRKTHAAIAAQFEARTTQKSYIAVVWGNVEEDEGLIDLPLAIDPGNKPRHRVDHEHGKPAQTRWQVLDRSERTTRLRLFPLTGRTHQLRVHMKAIGHVILGDEFYAEGEALAAADRLLLHAEELSFRHPDGRAVTFTAPCPF, from the coding sequence ATGAGTGTGTTATCCGCCGTTGCTCCCATCTATCATCCCCCGCTGGAACCCTATGTCTCGATCCTTCATCGCGATGCGGGCTTTCTCGTGCTGGACAAGCCGAGCGGTCTCCTGTCCGTACCCGGACGCCATCCTGCCCTGTCTGACAGTCTCGCAACGCGCGTTCAGGAAACATTTCCGCAAGCGCAGATGATCAACCGTCTCGACAAGGATACGTCGGGCATCGTCCTGATGTCGCTCGATCGCAAGACGCATGCCGCTATCGCCGCTCAGTTCGAGGCCCGCACGACGCAAAAATCCTATATAGCCGTCGTCTGGGGAAACGTTGAGGAAGACGAAGGGCTGATCGACCTGCCGCTGGCGATTGATCCCGGCAACAAGCCGCGTCATCGTGTCGATCACGAGCACGGCAAGCCTGCCCAGACACGCTGGCAGGTGCTCGATCGCAGCGAGCGCACGACCCGGCTGCGGCTCTTTCCCCTTACGGGCCGCACGCACCAGCTGCGCGTGCATATGAAAGCGATTGGCCATGTGATCCTCGGCGACGAATTCTACGCCGAAGGCGAAGCGCTTGCCGCCGCAGACCGCCTGTTGCTGCACGCGGAAGAACTTTCCTTCAGGCACCCCGATGGCCGCGCTGTTACCTTCACCGCGCCCTGCCCTTTCTGA
- the rlmH gene encoding 23S rRNA (pseudouridine(1915)-N(3))-methyltransferase RlmH, with translation MRVSVFAVGRMKTGPERELVERYFDRFSKAGPPLGLEFAGVSEIPESRGQTAELRKAEEAQRIHDALDNASSGGAALILLDERGKALGSEAFAAAVGRMRDDGKRQLIVAIGGPDGHDPALRSRADLVLALGELTWPHQIARILIAEQLYRAATILAGHPYHRS, from the coding sequence ATGCGTGTGAGTGTTTTTGCCGTGGGCCGAATGAAAACCGGCCCCGAACGGGAACTGGTTGAGCGTTATTTCGACCGGTTTTCCAAGGCTGGACCGCCTTTGGGGCTTGAATTCGCCGGTGTGAGCGAAATTCCGGAAAGCCGTGGCCAGACGGCGGAACTGCGCAAGGCCGAGGAAGCCCAGCGCATCCACGACGCGCTCGATAATGCCAGTTCTGGCGGCGCGGCCCTGATCCTGCTCGACGAGCGCGGCAAGGCGCTTGGATCGGAAGCTTTTGCGGCGGCGGTCGGACGTATGCGCGACGACGGCAAGCGCCAGCTTATCGTCGCCATTGGCGGGCCGGACGGTCACGATCCGGCATTGCGATCACGCGCCGATCTCGTTCTGGCGCTGGGCGAACTGACATGGCCGCACCAGATTGCCCGCATACTGATTGCCGAGCAGCTTTATCGCGCCGCCACCATTCTGGCAGGCCATCCCTATCATCGGTCGTGA
- a CDS encoding GNAT family N-acetyltransferase, which produces MVVEVLEEDCYDASSSERRGSYADLSPGLEDAKAPDLAYELDCPVLVTERLVLRPPHVEDVDAISYLANNARVSSMLARMPHPYTRENAVDFVERVRKGEMGNCIYAITQAETGIFMGCCGIHPLDRGDGLEIGYWLGEPYWGHGFATEAAHALIDLAFRATAIERLHVSCHAINGGSRRVIHKCGFQFSSMGMADSLAAGNVPVERYVLDRRTWIGLRSWQS; this is translated from the coding sequence ATGGTTGTCGAAGTTCTGGAAGAAGATTGTTACGACGCAAGCAGTAGCGAAAGAAGAGGCAGTTACGCAGATCTGTCGCCCGGCCTGGAGGATGCAAAGGCTCCCGACCTGGCCTACGAGCTGGACTGCCCCGTCCTCGTCACAGAAAGGCTGGTGTTGCGCCCGCCGCATGTCGAAGACGTGGATGCGATTTCCTATCTTGCCAATAACGCCCGCGTCTCCAGTATGCTTGCCCGTATGCCGCATCCATACACGCGTGAAAACGCCGTCGACTTTGTCGAGCGCGTGCGAAAAGGCGAGATGGGCAATTGCATCTACGCGATCACGCAAGCGGAAACCGGCATCTTCATGGGCTGCTGCGGCATCCATCCGCTCGATCGTGGCGACGGGCTTGAAATCGGCTACTGGCTGGGCGAACCCTATTGGGGACACGGCTTTGCCACCGAGGCCGCGCACGCCCTGATCGATCTGGCTTTTCGTGCGACCGCCATCGAACGGCTGCATGTCTCGTGCCATGCCATCAATGGCGGCTCGCGCCGGGTGATCCACAAGTGCGGCTTCCAGTTCAGCAGCATGGGCATGGCCGACTCGCTCGCCGCAGGCAATGTGCCGGTCGAACGCTATGTCCTCGATCGGCGTACCTGGATCGGGCTGAGAAGCTGGCAGTCGTAA
- the rplU gene encoding 50S ribosomal protein L21 — protein sequence MFAVIKTGGKQYRVAANDLIKVEKVAGEAGDIVEFAEVLMVGSTIGAPTVAGALVTAEVVEQGRARKVIAFKKRRRQNSKRTRGHRQELTTIRISEILTDGAKPSKKAAEKKAPKADAAEGEAAKPKKAAPKKAAAKAESAE from the coding sequence ATGTTCGCAGTCATCAAGACCGGTGGCAAGCAGTATCGCGTTGCCGCAAACGACCTCATCAAGGTCGAAAAAGTTGCTGGCGAAGCCGGTGACATCGTAGAATTCGCAGAAGTCCTGATGGTCGGCTCGACCATTGGCGCCCCGACCGTCGCCGGTGCTCTCGTCACCGCCGAAGTCGTTGAACAGGGCCGTGCCCGCAAGGTCATCGCGTTCAAGAAGCGTCGCCGTCAGAACTCGAAGCGCACACGCGGTCATCGTCAGGAACTGACGACCATCCGCATCTCGGAAATCCTCACCGACGGCGCGAAGCCTTCCAAGAAGGCCGCCGAGAAGAAGGCTCCGAAGGCAGACGCCGCCGAAGGCGAAGCCGCAAAGCCGAAGAAGGCAGCGCCCAAGAAGGCCGCAGCCAAGGCCGAGTCGGCTGAGTAA
- a CDS encoding GNAT family N-acetyltransferase: protein MMDTHAIARDRIVVRALEKGDLHRYRAIRLSALQRAPMAFGSSFEEENAYSDSVFARRLEQVNGNVVFGAFDGENLLGTAGMFRHDRRSERHRGTLWGVYVAPEARGLQLGRALVGKVIDHAATQVVVVDAKVVATNEAAKRVYYALGFKTYGVEPKSLYVQGQYLDQELIYIDFTDPERNPK, encoded by the coding sequence ATGATGGATACCCACGCAATCGCACGCGACAGGATCGTGGTGCGCGCGCTCGAAAAGGGCGACCTGCATCGTTACCGGGCCATAAGGTTGAGCGCCTTGCAGCGCGCGCCGATGGCCTTCGGTTCGAGTTTCGAGGAAGAAAATGCCTATTCGGACAGCGTCTTTGCGCGCCGCCTGGAACAGGTGAACGGCAATGTGGTCTTCGGCGCCTTCGATGGCGAAAACCTGCTGGGAACGGCGGGCATGTTCCGCCATGATCGCAGGTCCGAGCGCCATCGCGGCACGCTCTGGGGCGTCTATGTGGCTCCCGAAGCGCGCGGGCTGCAACTCGGCAGGGCGCTTGTCGGTAAGGTCATCGACCATGCGGCAACGCAGGTCGTCGTTGTGGATGCCAAGGTGGTCGCCACGAACGAAGCCGCCAAACGCGTCTATTATGCGCTTGGTTTCAAGACTTACGGCGTCGAACCCAAGTCGCTTTACGTTCAGGGCCAGTATCTGGATCAGGAATTGATCTATATCGATTTCACCGATCCTGAACGAAACCCGAAATAG
- the obgE gene encoding GTPase ObgE, translating to MKFLDQAKIYIRSGNGGAGAVSFRREKFLEFGGPDGGDGGRGGDVWVEAVDGLNTLIDYRYQQHFRAKTGMHGMGRNMTGGKGDDVVLKVPVGTQIFEEDDETLICDITEIGQRYRLAKGGNGGFGNLHFTTSTNRAPRRANPGQEGIERTIWLRLKLIADAGLVGLPNAGKSTFLASVTAAKPKIADYPFTTLHPNLGVARVDGREFVIADIPGLIEGASEGVGLGDRFLGHVERTRVLLHLVSAQEEDVAKAYRVIRGELEAYEHGLADKPEIVALSQVDTLDAEARKAKVKALKKACGRDPLLLSAVSHEGLNDALRQLAAVIDQSRTAEAGTAQAED from the coding sequence ATGAAGTTTCTCGATCAGGCAAAGATCTATATCCGCTCCGGCAATGGCGGGGCGGGGGCGGTTTCGTTCCGCCGCGAGAAATTTCTCGAATTCGGCGGTCCAGACGGCGGCGACGGCGGACGCGGCGGCGATGTGTGGGTGGAGGCCGTGGACGGTCTCAACACGCTGATCGATTACCGCTATCAGCAGCACTTCCGGGCCAAGACCGGCATGCACGGCATGGGCCGCAACATGACCGGCGGCAAGGGCGACGACGTTGTTCTCAAGGTGCCGGTCGGCACGCAGATTTTCGAGGAAGACGACGAAACGCTGATCTGCGACATTACCGAGATCGGCCAGCGCTATCGTCTCGCCAAGGGCGGAAACGGGGGCTTCGGCAACCTGCATTTCACCACCTCGACCAACCGCGCGCCGCGCCGCGCCAATCCCGGGCAGGAAGGCATCGAGCGCACCATCTGGCTGCGCCTGAAGCTGATTGCCGATGCCGGTCTGGTCGGCCTGCCCAATGCCGGAAAGTCCACTTTCCTCGCAAGCGTGACAGCGGCGAAGCCGAAGATTGCCGATTATCCTTTCACCACGCTGCATCCCAATCTGGGTGTCGCGCGCGTGGATGGCCGCGAGTTCGTCATTGCCGATATTCCGGGCCTGATCGAAGGGGCGAGCGAAGGCGTCGGTCTCGGCGACCGTTTCCTCGGTCATGTCGAGCGCACGCGGGTTCTGCTCCATCTGGTGTCAGCGCAGGAAGAAGATGTGGCCAAGGCCTATCGGGTCATTCGCGGCGAGCTGGAAGCCTATGAGCATGGGCTTGCCGACAAGCCGGAAATCGTGGCGTTGTCGCAGGTGGATACGCTGGATGCGGAAGCGCGCAAGGCCAAGGTCAAGGCGCTGAAAAAGGCATGCGGACGCGATCCGCTGCTGCTTTCGGCGGTCAGCCATGAAGGTTTGAACGATGCGTTGCGCCAGCTTGCTGCCGTGATTGATCAGAGCCGCACCGCAGAGGCCGGTACGGCGCAAGCCGAAGACTAA
- a CDS encoding glutamate-5-semialdehyde dehydrogenase, producing the protein MLTKADTANDIAAVMAEVGRKARAAAAPLSIATTEQKNKALIAAAEAMLEARAEILEANKLDLANAEKNGMAASFVDRLTLDDSRIDAIADGIRAIAALPDPVGEVIAEWDRPNGLHIERVRTPLGVIGVIYESRPNVTADAGALCLKAGNAVILRGGSDSAHSSAAIHKALVRGLEAANLPADAIQIVPVTDRAAVGEMLKGLNGAIDVIVPRGGKSLVARVQSEARVPVFAHLEGICHLYIDKTAGLDMARRIALDAKMRRTGICGAAETLLVDRAVAATHLAPILDDLVAAGCEIRGSADVLALYPAKPATQEDWSTEYLDAIISVALVDGISGAIEHINRYASHHTEALVAEDAAAVARFFNEIDSAILLHNASTQFADGGEFGMGAEIGIATGKMHARGPVGVEQLTSFKYRVRGSGQVRG; encoded by the coding sequence ATGCTGACCAAGGCAGATACGGCAAACGATATTGCTGCCGTGATGGCGGAAGTGGGGCGCAAGGCGCGCGCTGCCGCCGCCCCGCTTTCCATCGCCACCACCGAACAGAAGAACAAGGCGCTGATTGCCGCCGCCGAGGCGATGTTGGAAGCGCGGGCCGAGATTCTGGAAGCCAACAAGCTCGATCTCGCCAATGCGGAAAAGAACGGCATGGCGGCTTCTTTCGTCGATCGCCTGACGCTCGATGACAGCCGGATCGACGCCATCGCCGATGGTATCCGCGCCATCGCGGCGCTCCCTGATCCGGTGGGCGAGGTGATTGCCGAATGGGACCGTCCGAACGGCCTCCATATCGAGCGCGTGCGCACGCCGCTCGGTGTGATTGGCGTCATTTATGAAAGCCGTCCCAATGTAACCGCCGATGCCGGTGCGCTCTGCCTCAAGGCGGGGAATGCGGTTATCCTGCGTGGCGGCTCGGATTCGGCGCATTCGTCGGCTGCCATTCACAAAGCGCTGGTGAGGGGGCTTGAAGCCGCCAACCTGCCTGCCGATGCGATCCAGATCGTGCCGGTGACCGACCGCGCCGCTGTCGGCGAAATGCTGAAGGGTCTCAATGGCGCGATTGACGTGATCGTGCCGCGTGGCGGCAAAAGCCTCGTTGCGCGGGTTCAGTCGGAAGCGCGGGTGCCGGTCTTCGCGCATCTGGAAGGCATCTGCCATCTCTATATCGATAAAACCGCCGGTCTCGACATGGCGCGCAGAATTGCGCTCGACGCCAAGATGCGGCGCACCGGCATTTGCGGTGCTGCGGAAACGCTTCTGGTGGATCGTGCGGTGGCTGCGACACATCTGGCGCCGATCCTTGACGATCTTGTCGCCGCGGGCTGCGAAATTCGCGGCAGCGCCGATGTGCTGGCGCTCTATCCGGCGAAGCCCGCCACGCAGGAGGACTGGTCGACAGAATATCTCGATGCGATCATTTCCGTTGCGCTGGTCGATGGCATTTCGGGCGCAATCGAACATATCAACCGCTATGCCTCGCATCACACCGAAGCCCTCGTGGCGGAAGATGCGGCAGCGGTTGCGCGTTTCTTCAACGAAATCGACTCGGCCATTCTCCTGCACAATGCCTCGACGCAATTTGCCGATGGCGGCGAGTTTGGCATGGGCGCCGAAATCGGCATCGCCACCGGCAAGATGCATGCGCGCGGACCGGTTGGCGTCGAGCAGCTGACCTCGTTCAAATATCGCGTGCGCGGCAGCGGACAGGTTCGTGGTTAG
- the rpmA gene encoding 50S ribosomal protein L27, protein MAHKKAGGSSRNGRDSESKRLGVKKFGGEAVLAGNIIVRQRGTKWHPGANVGLGKDHTIFATVNGSVSFRTKANGRTYVSVNPIAEAAE, encoded by the coding sequence ATGGCACACAAAAAAGCTGGCGGTTCCTCGCGTAACGGTCGCGATTCAGAATCCAAACGCCTTGGCGTGAAGAAGTTCGGCGGCGAAGCTGTGCTCGCCGGCAACATCATCGTGCGCCAACGCGGCACGAAGTGGCATCCGGGCGCCAATGTCGGCCTCGGCAAGGACCACACGATTTTTGCAACCGTAAACGGCTCCGTGTCTTTCCGCACGAAAGCCAACGGTCGCACGTACGTGTCGGTTAACCCGATCGCGGAAGCAGCAGAGTAA
- a CDS encoding DUF2569 family protein, producing MFNDFFKKEPIGIGGFLLIPIVAVISSVIFISLDIFYTIEAFPEEVIIEIYRENILLGSSIVFVIILQVFLVILGILSLYFMIRRDIKTTGCLIAFFIIKVITLNIAKANLNELSYDFIIDGIEKTGQSFLSRSAPLLFVPYLVLSRRVKNTFKRNQKSSI from the coding sequence GTGTTTAATGATTTTTTTAAAAAAGAACCAATTGGAATTGGTGGTTTTCTGCTAATTCCAATTGTAGCCGTAATATCCTCAGTAATATTCATTTCACTTGATATATTTTATACAATAGAGGCATTCCCCGAGGAAGTCATTATTGAAATATATCGCGAGAATATATTACTCGGATCATCTATAGTTTTTGTTATAATACTACAAGTATTTCTTGTTATTTTAGGCATATTATCTTTATATTTCATGATAAGGCGCGATATAAAAACAACAGGGTGCCTTATTGCATTCTTCATAATAAAAGTAATAACGCTCAATATCGCAAAAGCAAACTTGAATGAACTTTCATACGATTTCATCATTGATGGAATCGAGAAAACTGGCCAATCATTTCTTTCAAGATCGGCGCCATTGCTATTTGTCCCATACCTTGTTCTATCAAGAAGAGTAAAAAATACCTTCAAAAGAAATCAGAAATCTTCAATATGA
- the proB gene encoding glutamate 5-kinase produces the protein MLKKLKDYRRIVVKIGSALLVDRATGLKRDWLESLGQDIAALHHAGVEVLVVSSGAIALGRTVLGLPKKALKLEESQAAAAAGQIALAKAYADVLGGHSIRSGQILVTLSDTEERRRYLNARATIETLLKLKAVPVINENDTVATTEIRYGDNDRLAARVATMMGADLLVLLSDIDGLYTAPPHKNPDAEFLPLVETITPQIEAMAGAAASELSRGGMKTKLDAGKIANAAGTAMIITSGTRFGPLSAIDRGERATLFEPARAPVNAWKTWISGNLEPAGRLTVDAGAAKALKSGKSLLPAGVKEIDGQFERGDTVAVLNEDGREIARGLIAYDAEDARKIAGHKSDEISEILGYDARAAMIHRNDLVVRAASNAEAV, from the coding sequence ATGCTGAAGAAACTGAAGGACTATCGCCGCATCGTTGTCAAAATCGGGTCCGCCCTTCTGGTGGATCGCGCAACCGGCCTCAAGCGCGACTGGCTGGAAAGCCTGGGGCAGGATATTGCAGCGCTTCATCACGCAGGCGTCGAGGTGCTGGTGGTTTCTTCCGGCGCGATCGCGCTTGGCCGCACCGTCCTCGGCCTGCCGAAAAAGGCGCTCAAGCTTGAGGAAAGCCAGGCCGCTGCCGCCGCTGGCCAGATCGCGCTCGCCAAGGCCTATGCGGATGTGCTCGGCGGACATTCCATCCGTTCCGGCCAGATTCTGGTCACGCTTTCCGATACCGAGGAGCGCCGCCGCTATCTCAATGCGCGCGCGACCATCGAGACGCTTTTGAAATTAAAGGCCGTGCCGGTCATCAACGAGAACGACACGGTGGCAACCACCGAAATCCGCTATGGCGACAATGATCGTCTCGCCGCGCGCGTGGCGACCATGATGGGGGCGGACCTTCTGGTTCTGCTCTCCGACATTGACGGACTTTATACGGCCCCGCCGCACAAGAACCCGGACGCGGAGTTTCTGCCGCTGGTCGAAACCATCACGCCGCAGATCGAAGCCATGGCGGGAGCGGCGGCTTCCGAACTGTCGCGCGGCGGCATGAAGACCAAGCTCGATGCGGGCAAGATCGCCAATGCGGCCGGGACCGCGATGATCATCACATCGGGCACGCGTTTCGGCCCGCTTTCAGCCATCGATCGCGGCGAGCGCGCAACGCTGTTTGAACCGGCGCGCGCGCCTGTCAATGCGTGGAAGACATGGATTTCCGGCAATCTGGAACCGGCTGGCCGGTTGACGGTGGATGCCGGTGCGGCCAAGGCGCTGAAATCCGGCAAATCGCTTCTCCCTGCGGGTGTGAAGGAAATCGACGGGCAATTCGAGCGCGGCGATACGGTCGCGGTGCTCAATGAGGACGGGCGCGAGATCGCGCGCGGACTGATCGCTTACGATGCCGAGGATGCGCGCAAGATCGCCGGCCATAAAAGCGATGAGATCAGCGAAATTCTTGGCTATGATGCGCGCGCGGCGATGATCCATCGCAACGATCTGGTCGTGCGCGCGGCCAGCAATGCGGAAGCGGTGTAA
- the rsfS gene encoding ribosome silencing factor → MDESNLVSQTFDAALASLENSKAESIIPIDIRGRSTIGDFMIVASGRSHRHVTAVADHLLQALRETGCKDMRVEGLESGDWVLIDTGDIIVHIFRPEVRDFYNIEKIWLDEGFDDERALETVH, encoded by the coding sequence ATGGACGAGTCCAATCTCGTGTCCCAGACCTTCGACGCGGCCTTGGCCAGTCTCGAAAACTCCAAGGCGGAATCCATCATCCCCATCGACATTCGCGGAAGATCAACGATCGGCGATTTCATGATCGTCGCGTCGGGCCGTTCGCATCGCCATGTGACGGCGGTTGCCGACCATCTTTTGCAGGCCCTGCGTGAAACAGGCTGCAAGGATATGCGGGTCGAAGGTCTCGAGAGTGGCGACTGGGTTCTCATCGATACCGGCGATATCATCGTCCATATCTTCCGACCGGAAGTCCGTGACTTCTACAATATCGAGAAGATCTGGCTCGATGAGGGTTTCGACGACGAACGGGCGCTGGAAACGGTGCATTAG
- a CDS encoding class I SAM-dependent methyltransferase, whose amino-acid sequence MSQKIDTSELVVDFVGGAVGHRFRSGEGRGQALAKAAGLTRDATPEIVDATAGLGRDAFLLASLGAKVILIERSEKMHGLLAEGLARAAAEGGRYAETVARMTLLHGDSCLLLPELKPQVVLVDPMHPPRGNSALVKKEMRQIREIVGTDPDAERLMQVALEAAQYRVVLKWPLRADPMAGLRKPSHQILGKSTRYDVFVKAKIG is encoded by the coding sequence ATGTCGCAGAAAATCGATACATCGGAGCTTGTCGTTGATTTCGTCGGCGGCGCTGTCGGCCACCGGTTCCGCTCCGGCGAAGGACGCGGTCAGGCCCTCGCCAAGGCCGCGGGACTGACGCGGGATGCCACGCCGGAAATCGTCGATGCGACGGCTGGGCTCGGGCGCGATGCCTTTCTGCTGGCCTCACTCGGCGCGAAAGTGATCTTGATCGAGCGCTCCGAAAAGATGCACGGGCTTCTCGCCGAGGGGCTGGCGCGTGCAGCCGCGGAAGGAGGCCGCTATGCCGAGACTGTTGCCCGCATGACGCTTTTGCACGGCGATTCCTGCCTGCTCCTGCCCGAATTGAAGCCGCAGGTCGTGCTGGTTGACCCGATGCATCCGCCGCGTGGCAACAGTGCGCTCGTCAAAAAGGAAATGCGGCAGATACGCGAAATCGTCGGCACCGATCCGGATGCCGAAAGGTTGATGCAGGTGGCACTCGAGGCAGCGCAATACCGTGTGGTCCTCAAATGGCCGTTGCGCGCCGATCCCATGGCCGGATTGCGCAAGCCCTCCCATCAGATTCTCGGCAAGAGCACGCGTTATGACGTGTTCGTCAAGGCGAAGATCGGTTGA
- a CDS encoding GGDEF domain-containing protein, with the protein MKGLADASTLGVNEDNGENASEGVGDPRPGEGLHRLSQPRPGDNAPTGTDQLDWLVAMINHVPDFIYAKDLQGRFLFANDAVVRNNGLSDINELIGLTDVDIHGQAAITARISEIERRVMESGVPDLGYEERAMRGGADRWLMISRVPLRDRSGNIIGVVGVSRDISIKKKAERFMQVQARILEMTVSAVAISEFVDQLARLLESLAGGVRCVAVVTAQNADDVIVSAPSLPSLATGLRQAPLSPARLEAALTALAPESEAIFCIEIPSADGTGHGVLGFMVDGEVSDDRGLREFLATAAGMAGIAIDRRIADERIRYLAEHDALTGLANRAFLERQLEQMLDQASSHSRKVAVGFLDLDQFKPVNDTLGHAAGDRLLQQVAGRILLLLGEGELAGRMGGDEFILVLKADEGDFCSRLDEIRRRVSEPVELGGTSLEVTCSIGVACFPRHGRSAGELLAAADAAMYEAKAKGRNSVCIYSVEMPRDFASDGSGQP; encoded by the coding sequence ATGAAAGGTCTGGCAGACGCATCCACGCTGGGTGTCAACGAGGATAACGGCGAGAATGCCAGCGAGGGTGTCGGCGATCCGCGCCCCGGCGAAGGGCTGCACCGCTTGTCACAGCCAAGGCCAGGCGACAATGCCCCGACAGGCACGGACCAGCTCGACTGGCTCGTCGCCATGATCAATCACGTGCCGGATTTCATCTATGCCAAGGACCTGCAAGGGCGGTTCCTGTTTGCCAACGATGCGGTGGTTCGCAACAATGGCCTGTCAGACATCAACGAACTCATCGGGCTGACGGACGTCGATATACACGGCCAAGCAGCGATTACGGCGCGCATTTCCGAGATCGAAAGGCGGGTCATGGAAAGCGGCGTGCCTGACCTCGGCTATGAAGAGCGCGCCATGCGCGGCGGAGCGGATCGCTGGCTGATGATTTCGCGCGTCCCACTGCGCGACAGGAGCGGCAACATCATCGGTGTCGTGGGCGTCTCGCGCGACATTTCCATCAAGAAGAAGGCCGAACGCTTCATGCAGGTGCAGGCCCGCATTCTGGAAATGACGGTGAGCGCCGTTGCGATATCGGAATTCGTCGATCAACTGGCCCGGTTGCTGGAAAGCCTTGCCGGGGGTGTTCGATGCGTCGCCGTCGTGACCGCTCAAAACGCAGATGATGTCATTGTTTCGGCCCCCTCGTTGCCTTCGCTGGCGACTGGTCTGAGACAGGCGCCGCTTTCCCCGGCGCGCCTTGAAGCTGCACTGACAGCGCTGGCTCCTGAAAGCGAAGCGATATTCTGCATCGAAATTCCTTCGGCGGACGGTACAGGACATGGTGTTCTGGGTTTCATGGTCGATGGCGAGGTTTCCGATGATCGCGGCCTGCGTGAGTTTTTGGCCACCGCTGCAGGGATGGCTGGAATTGCCATCGACAGGCGCATCGCCGACGAGCGCATCCGCTATCTGGCCGAGCACGACGCGCTGACCGGGCTGGCGAACCGGGCCTTTCTGGAACGACAACTCGAACAGATGCTCGATCAGGCGTCCAGCCATTCACGGAAGGTGGCTGTCGGCTTTCTCGACCTCGATCAGTTCAAGCCGGTCAACGATACACTCGGCCATGCTGCCGGAGACAGGCTTTTGCAGCAGGTCGCCGGCCGGATTTTGCTTCTGCTCGGCGAGGGTGAACTTGCCGGTCGCATGGGCGGCGATGAATTCATTCTGGTTCTGAAGGCAGACGAGGGGGATTTCTGTTCCCGGCTGGATGAGATACGGCGCAGGGTAAGCGAGCCGGTCGAACTGGGTGGAACCTCTCTGGAGGTCACGTGCAGCATTGGTGTCGCCTGTTTTCCCAGACATGGCCGGTCGGCAGGGGAACTGCTCGCGGCTGCGGACGCTGCCATGTATGAGGCCAAGGCGAAGGGCCGCAACAGCGTCTGTATCTATTCTGTCGAGATGCCGCGCGACTTCGCATCAGATGGAAGCGGACAGCCATAG